Genomic segment of Bacteroides stercoris ATCC 43183:
ATCACGTGCTTACCATTCCTTCCGTCATTCCGATGATTCCGGGAGTGTTGATGTACCGTGCGCTGGTGGCGCTCATCAATATGCACGGAGTGGTGGGCGAGGTCACGGTGGCTGTGTCCAACGGTATCAACGCTTCGTTGATTATCCTTTGCATTGCGCTGGGGGTAGCCGTTCCCAACATCTTTGCCCGCCGTTATATAGCCAAAGACCGTCAGCGCTTCCTGAAAGAGGAGTTGCAGAAGCGCAGGGAGAGGGGAAAGTTCCTTGAGTGGTAAGAGTGGTATGTTTGATATAAAAGGAAGGTGTGTCAAAATGCACACCTTCTGTTTTTTACGCACAAAGCCCCGACTTTCACAAGCTGGGGCTTTGTTATTACCTAAAGATTTTGTATCTTTAAGCATAAGTTCTTTACTATGACAAAGATACATTTTCGTCCTTACAATCCCAACCAAACCGTTCTTTTTCCTCAAAGAATTGATGAGGATATTGCAGAAAACGATCCGGTGCGCATGGTTGACGCCCTGGTTGAGGGCTTGAATCTTGAAAGTTTCAGAAAACTGTATAAGGAATGCGGTCGCAGCCCTTACCACCCCAAGATGATGCTCAAGGTCATTCTGTATGCCTATATGAACAACATCTACTCCTGCCGGAAAATTGAAAAACTCCTTCACCGTGACATCCATTATATCTGGCTGGCCGGATATGAGAAACCGGATTTCATTACCATCAACCGTTTCCGCAACCGGGTGAAGAAGGAAATTAACGAAGTGTTTACGCAAACCGTACTTCTTCTCTCTTCCAAAGGCTTCATCAGCCTGAATGTGGAATATATTGACGGGACAAAGCTCGAATCCAAAGCCAACAAGTACACTTTCGTCTGGCGAAAAACGGTTGAGCGGAACCGTGAACGCCTGATGAAGAAGATACATGTCCTGTTAGGGCAGATAGACGATGTCATTGCTCAGGAGAAGTCATCAGAGAACAATGAGGAAGTTGAGTTCACTCCGGCCATGCTGACTGAAATGGCAGGAGAATTGCGTCATGCACTGGAACAGGTTTCCGAGCCATCCGCGAAAGAGGAAAAGACTGAACTGAAAAAGAAACGCAAACAGCTGAAGGAACTGGAAGAACACAGGGACAAACTGCAGGAATACGACTGCCATCTGGAAACACTGCAAGAGAGGAATTCCTATTCCAAGACGGACAAGGACGCTACTTTTATGAGAATGAAGGAGGATGCCATGCGCAACGGACAGACGAAGCCCGGTTACAACCTTCAAATCGGCACCGAAAATCAGTTCATCACCGATTTTGCACTCTTCCCGAACCCTACGGATACACTGACCCTGATTCCTTTCCTGCAATCTTTTTCAAACAGGTATGAACGGATGGCCCATACGGTGGTTGCTGATTCCGGCTATGGCTCCGAAGAGAATTACCGCTTCATGTCCGAAAACGGCATGGAAGCCTACGTAAAGTACAACTATTTCCACATGGAGCAGCGGCCGAGATTCAAACCGGCCCCGTTCAAGGCCGAAAACTTCTACTACAATGAAGAACATGACTTCTGCATCTGCCCTATGGGGCAAAGGATGCGGAGGATAGGCACCAGGAATGTGAAAACCGCATCCGGATATGTCAGCGAAAATGCACGGTACAGAGCTGTCAGGTGTGAAGGTTGTCCCCTGCGATGCCGCTGTTTTAAAGCAAAAGGAAACAGGACGATAGAACTGAATCATAGGCTTAGACAATACAAGCGGAGAGCCAAAGAACTGCTCTGCTCTGAGAAAGGACTGAAACACAGAGGGCAGAGATGCATAGAACCGGAGGCCGTGTTCGGACAAATTAAAAACAATATGAACTACAAACGTTTCCGACATTTTGGAAAGGACAAGGTCTTCATGGACTTTGCCTTCCTAGCCATTGCCTTCAATATAAAAAAAATGTGTGCAAAACTGACAAAAGAAGATACGAAATGGCTGATTGGATGGTTTTATGAACTTACTGTCGCTTTATTTAGATGCTGGAGACACATAAATCAAAGAAATCTTCGAATTATCGCAGCTTAAAGAAAATGAACAGATTTGTATAGTGATGAACAAAAAAGAGGTGCATCGTGCATTACGACACACCTTCTTTTCCGTTTGTGTCTTTTCCCTTATGCGGCAGAAACAGGATGCTGCGAAAGAACGGGTGCGTTTACCGCAACCATTCGTTTAGCAGCTTCATCACTTCTTCTTTCTCCTTTTCGGGCAGTGTGGAGATGCGTGCCAGATGGCTGCCGCCCGGCTGAATGAATACGTGAATATTCTTTTTCTCTTTGAGCCAGGTAACTCCGGCAGCCGTCCAGGGATCGTTTTCACCGTAGATGAATATCATTTTCGGGTCGTTCTTTTGCAAGAATCCCTTAATCTTCCTACTGAGTGTCTTGTCAAAAGGCATATCTTTCAGTTCCTCGGGAAGCATCAGGCGATGCAGGTAGCCTTTGCCGGACTTGATGGAGAGATACTTTTTGAAAGGACGGGTGTCGTAGCCGTAATAGCCCAATTCGCGTGCGGCCTGTACGAAGAAAGAGGCGTTGGTACTGTCGGTTGTGAAATAGGACGGGTCGCTGATGGCCAGCAGGTGGGCTATGAGTTCTGCGTCGGTGGCTGTGGGTAGCGGAATGCTGCCGACGGGAGTACCCCATTGCCAGAGCGCGAATGAATATTCCAGTACCGAATAGTCGTATATCTCTTCGATAGGAGCACGGAACTTATACTCTTGTTCGGTGCAGTATTTCTCGAAAAGGGGGAGTAAGGCCGCTTTGCGTTTCAGGATTTCCAGCTGGAAGTCGGTAATTCTTTTACGGTCTTCATCCGTAGACACTTTTTTGAGGAACGGTTCGTGACGGCCGTCCTCTGTTCCGTAGCAGAGGGGAGCCACGTAAGGAACGGATACATCCACATCGTCCGGATAGAATGTGCGGTAGAGCAGGGCGGTCTGTCCGCCTTTGCTGATACCGGTAGCAATCCATTTTCCGGGATATATGTTTTTGAATGCGGTTGTTACCGCGTGCAAATCATCGGCGGAACTTTCGGCTGTAAGGTATCGCCAGTCTTTGGGTTCGGGAGTGGATTCCAGGAAATAGCGGTATTCCACAAATACCATATTGGCATTGAGGAGCCTGGAAAGTTCCTCGCGATATTGGGGCTTGAGCGCGTAGGCGGCTCCATATCCTTCGGTTATAATGACCGTGGGACGATCGAAGCCCGCATGCGCCACGATAACCCGCTGGCGGAAACTTCCTTTCTTGGGATGCCGGTGGTCGAGCGGCTGGGTGAAATAGGTTACATACTTCTCCGAAAACTCGGTAGATTCCAACGGTTGGGTTTCCGTTATGGCGGAAATCTCACTTAGTTTCTGCTGTAAGCCGGTCTGTGCGGATAAGGATACCGATGCCAGCAAGAATGTAAACAGCAGCAATGCTGTATGGCGTGTACGCAGGTCTTTCATAATGTGTTTATTTGTAATTGGGGACAAAGATAATCTGTTTTCCTCTTCAGGCTGCTGTCTGCCGGATAAAAAAGGGGAAAGAACTACCATCACGGCACTTCTTTCCCCTGCAAACTTAAAACAACCAACAAAAGAAATAGATAATTTCCGGTTTCAGAGTTTGTATGTCTGAAATAGCTCTTTATCTTATAAACAACAGTTCCCTGTATTTCGGTAATGTCCACATCTGGTTGTCAACGATGAGTTCCAACTTGTCGATGTGATAGCGGATTTCTTCCATCATCGGTACGATGTTGTCGTGATAAGCGATGGCTTTGTCGCGTTCACATTCAATCTTGTTGGCAACCTTGCGGGCTTCTATCATGGTATCTACATGTTCCTTGATGAAGGTGGTACGGTCGGCAATCTCTTCGATGAGTTCCAAATTCTTGGCAGACAGTTTTGCAGCTTTCTCTACCGGGAAGAGGTCTTTCATTTTGTAGACATTGTCTATCAAATCCGTCTGATATTGAGTGGCTACGGGAATGATGTGATTCATCGCCAAGTCACCGAGCACGCGGGCTTCAATCTGAATTTTCTTGGTATAGGTCTCCCACTTCACTTCGTTGCGGGCTTCCAGTTCCTTTTGCGTCATTACGCCTACAGACTCGAACATACGGATGCTTTCGGGCTTCAGATAGTTGTCGAAGATGAGGGGTACACTG
This window contains:
- a CDS encoding IS1182 family transposase; its protein translation is MTKIHFRPYNPNQTVLFPQRIDEDIAENDPVRMVDALVEGLNLESFRKLYKECGRSPYHPKMMLKVILYAYMNNIYSCRKIEKLLHRDIHYIWLAGYEKPDFITINRFRNRVKKEINEVFTQTVLLLSSKGFISLNVEYIDGTKLESKANKYTFVWRKTVERNRERLMKKIHVLLGQIDDVIAQEKSSENNEEVEFTPAMLTEMAGELRHALEQVSEPSAKEEKTELKKKRKQLKELEEHRDKLQEYDCHLETLQERNSYSKTDKDATFMRMKEDAMRNGQTKPGYNLQIGTENQFITDFALFPNPTDTLTLIPFLQSFSNRYERMAHTVVADSGYGSEENYRFMSENGMEAYVKYNYFHMEQRPRFKPAPFKAENFYYNEEHDFCICPMGQRMRRIGTRNVKTASGYVSENARYRAVRCEGCPLRCRCFKAKGNRTIELNHRLRQYKRRAKELLCSEKGLKHRGQRCIEPEAVFGQIKNNMNYKRFRHFGKDKVFMDFAFLAIAFNIKKMCAKLTKEDTKWLIGWFYELTVALFRCWRHINQRNLRIIAA
- a CDS encoding S28 family serine protease yields the protein MKDLRTRHTALLLFTFLLASVSLSAQTGLQQKLSEISAITETQPLESTEFSEKYVTYFTQPLDHRHPKKGSFRQRVIVAHAGFDRPTVIITEGYGAAYALKPQYREELSRLLNANMVFVEYRYFLESTPEPKDWRYLTAESSADDLHAVTTAFKNIYPGKWIATGISKGGQTALLYRTFYPDDVDVSVPYVAPLCYGTEDGRHEPFLKKVSTDEDRKRITDFQLEILKRKAALLPLFEKYCTEQEYKFRAPIEEIYDYSVLEYSFALWQWGTPVGSIPLPTATDAELIAHLLAISDPSYFTTDSTNASFFVQAARELGYYGYDTRPFKKYLSIKSGKGYLHRLMLPEELKDMPFDKTLSRKIKGFLQKNDPKMIFIYGENDPWTAAGVTWLKEKKNIHVFIQPGGSHLARISTLPEKEKEEVMKLLNEWLR